One window of the Plasmodium vivax chromosome 2, whole genome shotgun sequence genome contains the following:
- a CDS encoding hypothetical protein, conserved (encoded by transcript PVX_081575A; Apicoplast targeted protein. Curated by Stuart Ralph, Walter and Eliza Hall Institute of Medical Research, Australia.), with protein sequence MLSPLLLVTFILTPFVITTPRGGTHPRGRCTPTFIRTHPVHIAKNQIQLYRKKGTYVIRERGGHHQEESRKGVNRDKRGNGSSSDHRGDTQPKGESTPIHKHQVKKHHVKKHYVKHTSSNRRGKKKYTKEEVKAEKERQLRGKLRRKKIDQGILKKGKKRGRRVDSGDGGEEVEGRTDLASGPRGDSPNEGKANGGKANEGPLSRRRNRGRRTPSRKEQKILDMFQNDLNESIERLNKKTRKYELCRQNENLKSGMQGNEILRKVLAAGGSAEGRSGSSSRSKRSERRERKGSPPRAEAVQKNPRIVRYVDDISDDTAGGQTKHSDERTQKESNAEEEVELYSSPHREGRTHKGNTHRREKKKTLEQTNMTKLSRQKGRSQPQEDYTDEQGRTNQRNHNDQVEGENVKQVKALIKIGKSIDPFRKRIHIDYDRCALSDVVRRRLAKFSSIIDLNATGGEKRVAAADEMKATTADATNATTEKCHTFADIGICDHFLNAYLKYNGIDKPTEYQAKFIPLLIFFLNNGYSDWGNCSGGGSGQMGEASNFGGASPEGTPSTQSKQSTPSTPLITQTMQTAPTGSPPTRGAPHLRAYPPVERILYVNKYNERSGKLIRTFFLHCPTGTGKTFMYVLSLFQHLTNVCFAAPPRGEETKQGDLVGVDVDSEATSCAAITSYETTPRGSAPQEGNTFYVRKEINGDVTSFLCSNVKQEQQHFVSQNRRNVAAMVNALTKRNPPGEVKPPSCDDHMGRRKRGNLSERHPKNDILIVTYNKELAVQIYHLCRDLIDSFFKSSKSKFFELNDSLVWSHLQAVDPQRKTLLERLNVDFKKKKNFNVHLLIGGNNIKYQLKGLKRPKMHLEEESPQEGGSSGGRRMPSEESPPEEDFPPMKEDPIEHVNIYVGTPGRLERLINERQIITLDSISTIVFDEYDFVFHSYGKGSEETKADKPQVENEFFSKMLRSIYGTMKKGQPGRGPLPPWTSLTNVICCSATPAVYSYLTFTRHIITTNFLRHLHGGGEAIGKQSVEGEAVGKEAVEKDAVGKDAVEKDAVGKDLSAEGEPPGEGYPRGKSPETGNRPPIDRQLEQRMLNELFDLKEFGKIPHNLIHLNYTYDRSNREWSNSATMNFLNILFSTPLRKNVLVFCNTKKRVMDLWSLFRNRFDVDIQTIFAEKNKKRKKIFKDINYANFFKNDLVDYKNLKKYVNFMFLSTNLLYRGINCMGFTTIVNFDMPSGPIEYLHRCGRIGRINNKGIIINIFEKSFRRTYRRRIFSKLGIHPYDVDCYMNNLFTLGGEEVQRHVGKEGVGKEEVGQVGGVVKVDGIVDVDGVVDVDGVVDVDGVVDVDGVVDVDSKAGSVTHSTARTNASGHSGDPPPHSERSP encoded by the exons AtgctctccccccttctgtTAGTTACTTTCATTTTGACCCCCTTTGTAATAACCACCCCCCGTGGGGGAACCCATCCCAGGGGCAGATGTACCCCCACCTTCATAAGAACCCACCCCGTCCATATAGcaaaaaatcaaattcaACTgtacagaaaaaaggggacctATGTAATCCGTGAAAGAGGGGGGCACCACCAGGAGGAGAGTCGAAAAGGGGTAAATCGAGACAAACGCGGAAATGGAAGCTCCAGTGACCACAGGGGGGATACTCAACCCAAGGGGGAGTCTACGCCTATTCACAAGCACCAAGTGAAGAAGCACCACGTGAAGAAGCACTACGTGAAGCACACCAGTTCAaacaggagggggaaaaaaaaatatacaaaggAGGAAGTGAAAGCGGAGAAGGAGAGACAGCTGAGAGGTAAgttaaggaggaaaaaaattgaccaGGGAATtctaaaaaaggggaagaagcggggcAGAAGGGTTGACAGCGGGGATGGTGGTGAGGAGGTGGAGGGGCGGACAGACCTGGCCAGTGGCCCGAGGGGGGATTCTCCAAATGAGGGGAaggcaaatggggggaaggcaAACGAGGGGCCCCTCAGTAGGAGGCGAAACCGCGGAAGACGAACCCCGTCGCGCAAGGAGCAAAAAATCCTGGACATGTTCCAAAACGACCTGAACGAGTCCATCGAAAGGCTGAATAAGAAAACGAGGAAATATGAACTGTGcaggcaaaatgaaaatttgaaaagcgGAATGCAGGGCAATGAGATACTGCGCAAGGTGTTGGCGGCGGGCGGGTCCGCAGAAGGTAGAAGTGGAAGCAGCAGTAGAAGTAAAAGAAGTGAGCGGAGAGAACGGAAAGGTAGTCCCCCCAGGGCAGAGGCTGTTCAGAAGAACCCCCGCATCGTCAGATATGTGGACGACATCAGCGATGACACTGCTGGGGGACAAACTAAACATTCGGATGAGAGGACCCAAAAGGAGAGCAACGCGGAAGAGGAGGTAGAACTGTATTCATCACCGCATCGAGAAGGAAGAACCCACAAAGGGAACACACacagaagggaaaaaaagaaaactttgGAGCAAACCAACATGACGAAGTTGAGCcgacaaaagggaagaagccaaCCCCAGGAAGATTACACCGATGAGCAGGGGAGGACAAACCAGAGGAACCACAACGATCAAGTCGAAGGAGAAAACGTAAAGCAAGTGAAAGCTCTCATCAAAATTGGAAAGAGTATAGACCCCTTTAGGAAAAGAATTCACATCGATTACGACAGGTGTGCGCTGAGCGATGTGGTGCGTAGGCGACTGGCCAAGTTTAGCAGCATCATCGATTTGAATGCcaccgggggggagaagcgcgtGGCAGCGGCGGACGAGATGAAGGCCACGACGGCAGATGCGACGAATGCCACAACGGAGAAGTGCCACACCTTTGCAGACATAGGCATCTGCGACCACTTCCTCAACGCCTACTTAAAATACAACGGCATTGACAAACCGACGGAGTACCAGGCCAAGTTCATCCCGCTGCTCATCTTTTTCCTGAATAATGGCTATAGCGACTGGGGGAATTgctctgggggggggagcggccagATGGGGGAGGCATCCAATTTTGGGGGGGCCTCTCCGGAGGGAACCCCCTCAACGCAGTCAAAGCAGTCAACCCCGTCAACGCCGCTAATCACGCAAACCATGCAAACAGCGCCAACCGGTTCGCCGCCCACTCGGGGAGCCCCCCACCTGCGCGCCTACCCCCCCGTGGAACGCATACTGTACGTGAACAAGTACAACGAGCGAAGTGGCAAACTCATTCGGACCTTCTTCCTGCACTGCCCCACGGGGACGGGGAAGACCTTCATGTACGTCCTTTCGCTCTTCCAGCATCTTACCAATGTGTGTTTTGCGGCACCCCCGCGTGGGGAAGAGACCAAACAGGGGGATCTCGTAGGGGTGGATGTGGATTCAGAAGCGACTTCCTGCGCGGCGATAACTTCGTATGAGACAACCCCGCGTGGGAGCGCCCCCCAAGAGGGGAACACATTTTACGTAAGGAAAGAAATTAACGGGGACGTGACTTCCTTCCTGTGCTCCAACGTGAagcaggagcagcagcatTTCGTCTCCCAAAATAGGCGCAACGTAGCGGCAATGGTGAACGCCTTAACgaagaggaacccccccggggaggtGAAACCACCCAGCTGTGATGACCAcatggggagaagaaaaagaggaaaccTCTCCGAAAGGCACCCCAAAAATGACATCCTAATTGTTACGTACAACAAGGAGCTAGCCGTGCAGATCTACCACCTATGCAGAGATTTAATCGATTCGTTTTTCAAGTCATCCAAGTCGAAATTTTTCGAGCTTAACGACTCCCTTGTGTGGTCCCACTTGCAGGCGGTAGACCCACAGAGGAAGACCCTACTGGAGCGCTTAAATgtggattttaaaaaaaaaaaaaattttaatgtgcATCTGCTGATCGGGGGGAACAACATCAAATACCAGTTGAAGGGGTTGAAGCGGCCTAAGATGCACTTGGAAGAGGAGTCTCCTCAGGAGGGCGGCAGCAGTGGTGGGAGGCGAATGCCATCGGAGGAATCCCCCCCGGAGGAAGACTTCCCCCCAATGAAGGAGGACCCCATCGAGCACGTGAACATCTACGTAGGCACACCGGGCAGGCTAGAACGGCTAATTAACGAAAGGCAAATCATTACCCTTGACAGCATCTCCACCATCGTATTTGATGAGTACGATTTCGTTTTTCATTCCTATGGGAAGGGGAGTGAAGAGACAAAGGCAGACAAGCCCCAAGTGGAAAATGAattcttttccaaaatgttaaGAAGCATCTATGGTACTATGAAGAAGGGTCAACCTGGGAGGGGCCCTCTCCCCCCGTGGACTTCCCTCACCAACGTCATTTGCTGCAGCGCCACGCCCGCGGTGTATTCCTATTTAACGTTTACGCGGCATATCATAACGACCAACTTTTTGAGGCacctccacggggggggggaagcgataGGAAAGCAATCGGtcgaaggggaagcggtgggaAAGGAAGCGGTAGAAAAGGACGCGGTGGGTAAGGACGCTGTAGAAAAGGACGCGGTGGGAAAGGACTTATCTGCGGAGGGAGAGCCCCCCGGGGAAGGGTACCCACGTGGAAAGAGCCCCGAAACGGGGAACCGCCCCCCCATCGACCGCCAACTGGAGCAAAGGATGCTAAACGAGCTGTTCGACCTGAAGGAGTTCGGCAAAATTCCCCACAACTTGATTCACCTAAATTACACGTACGACAGGAGCAACCGCGAATGGAGCAACAGCGCCACGATGAACTTCCTCAACATACTGTTTTCGACCCCCCTGCGGAAAAACGTCCTGGTGTTTTGCAACACGAAG aaaCGAGTGATGGACCTGTGGAGCCTCTTCCGGAACCGATTCGACGTGGACATCCAGACCATCTTTgcagagaaaaacaaaaaaaggaagaagataTTCAAAGATATTAACTacgccaatttttttaaaaatgatttggtcgattataaaaatttgaagaagtacGTGAACTTTATGTTCCTCTCGACGAATTTGCTCTACCGGGGGATCAACTGCATGGGCTTCACCACCATCGTCAACTTTGACATGCCTTCAG GCCCCATCGAGTACCTGCACAGGTGCGGACGAATCGGCAGGATCAACAACAAGGGAATCATCATTAACATTTTCGAAAAGAGCTTCCGGCGCACCTACAGGCGGAGGATCTTTTCCAAGCTGGGCATCCACCCCTACGACGTCGACTGCTACATGAACAATTTGTTCacgctggggggggaggaagttcAGCGCCACGTCGGCAAAGAAGGAGTTGGCAAAGAAGAAGTTGGCCAAGTTGGCGGAGTTGTCAAAGTTGACGGAATTGTCGATGTTGACGGAGTTGTCGATGTTGACGGAGTTGTCGATGTTGACGGAGTTGTCGATGTTGACGGAGTTGTCGATGTTGACTCCAAAGCGGGCTCCGTGACTCACTCCACGGCGCGCACCAACGCGAGCGGCCACTCGGGGGACCCGCCTCCCCACAGCGAACGCAGCCCCTGA
- a CDS encoding hypothetical protein, conserved (encoded by transcript PVX_081580A) produces the protein MESPQNYEAANCLISLTKSRSVEVDLTIVKKIHKLIRNNRITCHIDPLDVAENVFASIASILCNKVRVALYLLGSKKDDPFVEHLPRNEATLAHTPLRDYLRGYDMCSSERCRLTIEHYVKALSVCFTKLGKGDRQTFFANLNNLSMLLSIGSKEEECCSESFQVAVLNYAKSIFLRIYPNDMFQQLDEGDIANAQQAVGNSTHHLCGHHKLEENKKDIDAFFCLMKIIQTVLQNIMQKKKKIKLKNLKLLFIILKKINKNVYILKKCFGAISLNLFLLYRTFHVKEIQKLIVKVFAMCVDKMLLFCLNGQVKLGEANLGENNLGENNLGENNLGENNLVENYFGGDPKWGSSPTCGREQECPSSLQSLGGPPKARSSAPFVGQRPHGEAVNEAGRKVMDDAGPPPPHNAPTEQPSEDETIIANVHFICYYVLTNYGDEIVREVSHLCKIIIKYWRIVHRNLTLMGYFVLLSELLSEGGDSFAARLELLLGSRSFSELLNVRRLSVGQSGGESSDSGIATGIALANQPGDHPGDALTPPGPSLQDDLHAIFTNLIKSLQPDGHPLVHLPPEANCTLERLNQNVGTYYFRHLYNVFLLRRQNEIYLLRFLRGYLYFHFFNSHTNEVPVARGHLSVNYFLSLYETSNVDCVRRGTYHPQRDPSTILSEDNSLYSLNVYEQLTQRGSSCAGDKTNWAPTRFPHFRNIKDGLKMQDVGLIGDVSILFFLLTSESELENHLNEVMLSAWDNPREGTKRETKREELVLTRKWWEEIHHFTNSIDWAKQRNSKEEICIPSQADSTGNLAPTEDACREEEEPPLRRKCKCLHFINFYMDALIVMLCTYARVQLEGENQTETTSIMRRNQLADATNNQPLPKQALQNELVKDVLQEYANLYKSYFHLALQMKWSRGAPNLRMTMEKVLLFLTSKRVKKAHLIGAAGEGGHTKGEHETDLRHYYLSLLLICMNKCFCVSSLCGYEDLMEKYFCKNFVFFLLNVSSPCSYVRDSVVDGVPGGEAVPLDVVAASVYAGAANPANSNDVTSRGPPQVDRMEDILNRNSEAISAYVYKKIINLDSIHSCRKISTLTQLLVTHHYCHVYLFKDICVHIIKYSRRMQFLHLDRQRKDEMAVLILTVFNYVLYLFYEHISRKRVELCVRGGYVEQDEQKKKKKLFLRNLLLFKFHGDLFNVVHLDTVSSEEAKKNSFKKIEEDMKNIMNKARENIPCERLANLLVDDDFCDLYDEEGGSNTSARRSPGEGPTNDLKDNHYISGRKYHQEVHYPDIRHTAEHIFHFAKKFLCHEDVYVRFSAHLCVLRCLFIFSTRLYELYPKIYQLWGYVKINFRKNEYMNDIVLLNIINYVATIDDKFSPNLILSDIIPELFRKLEKLEMGREMPKQSFEHRFLLNAMLLLVNVSKEESCFEHIHPFAMHFCLKCLREGVDEQIKRLALNIICNFFLSDIPKIGRAIQNVRAVKERVDQMHGKSGTTEGKLHALFLSSIVKDVSIEQPLLFLSCFLQLQNLRDVLSLAFHVDHSMLNFLSIYFEFLQMKCRYKCRLHQHCLVVSSHFSGGCVETRGGGTPGLSQSLV, from the exons ATGGAGTCGCCACAGAACTACGAGGCAGCGAACTGCCTAATCTCTCTCACCAAGAGCCGCAGTGTAGAGGTGGATCTCAcgatagtaaaaaaaatacacaagcTAATCAGGAACAACAGAATAACTTGCCATATAGACCCTCTCGACGTGGCAGAAAATGTATTCGCCAGCATAGCCTCCATCTTATGTAACAAGGTGAGAGTGGCTCTTTACCTTTTAGGCAGCAAGAAAGATGACCCATTCGTTGAGCATCTTCCTCGGAATGAAGCTACCTTGGCGCACACCCCCCTCAGGGACTACCTAAGGGGGTACGACATGTGTAGCAGCGAGAGGTGCCGCTTAACCATTGAGCACTATGTAAAGGCACTCTCTGTTTGTTTCACGAAATTGGGCAAAGGAGACAGACAAACCTTCTTCGCTAACCTGAATAACCTTTCCATGTTGCTTTCAATCGGTTCGAAAGAAGAGGAGTGCTGCAGCGAGTCCTTCCAAGTAGCAGTGCTGAACTACGCCAAGAGTATTTTCCTTCGAATTTACCCCAATGATATGTTCCAACAGCTAGACGAAGGTGACATAGCCAATGCGCAACAGGCGGTAGGCAATTCTACACACCACCTGTGTGGGCACCACAAAttggaggaaaacaaaaaggacatCGACGCATTCTTCTGCCTTATGAAAATCATCCAAacagttttgcaaaatattatgcaaaaaaaaaaaaaaattaaattaaaaaatctcAAACTGCTATTTATCATCCTGAAGAAGATTAACAAGAACgtctacattttaaaaaaatgttttggaGCCATCAGCTTAAatctcttcctcctttatCGAACTTTCCATGTGAAGGAAATTCAAAAGTTGATCGTAAAAGTGTTTGCCATGTGCGTGGACAAAATGTTgcttttttgcctgaacggtcaGGTGAAATTGGGGGAAGCCAACTTGGGGGAAAACAACTTGGGGGAAAACAACTTGGGGGAAAACAACTTGGGGGAAAACAACTTGGTGGAAAACTACTTCGGGGGGGACCCCAAATGGGGTAGCTCTCCCACCTGTGGAAGGGAACAGGAATGTCCCTCCTCGCTGCAAAGTTTGGGAGGCCCACCCAAGGCGCGGTCGTCCGCCCCGTTTGTTGGGCAGCGACCCCACGGGGAAGCGGTAAACGAAGCTGGACGCAAAGTGATGGATGACGCGGGCCCCCCCCCGCCGCACAACGCACCCACAGAGCAACCCAGCGAAGACGAAACAATCATCGCTAACGTCCACTTCATCTGCTACTACGTCCTCACGAACTACGGCGACGAGATTGTCCGAGAGGTTTCCCATCTGTGCAAAATCATAATCAAGTATTGGCGCATCGTTCACAGGAACTTAACTCTCATGGGCTACTTTGTCCTTCTGTCTGAGCTTCTCTCTGAGGGGGGCGATTCCTTTGCGGCTCGGCTGGAGCTCCTCCTGGGTAGTAGAAGCTTCTCCGAGCTTTTGAATGTTCGCAGGTTAAGCGTGGGGCAGAGCGGAGGTGAGAGCAGCGACTCGGGCATTGCTACAGGTATTGCTCTAGCTAACCAGCCGGGCGACCACCCGGGCGACGCACTAACCCCCCCGGGACCCAGCCTGCAGGACGACCTCCACGCCATCTTCACAAACCTCATAAAATCGCTGCAGCCAGATGGGCACCCCCTTGTCCACCTACCCCCCGAAGCGAATTGCACCCTGGAACGGTTAAATCAAAACGTGGGTACCTACTACTTTAGGCACCTCTACAACGTCTTTCTGTTAAGAAGGCAAAATGAGATATACCTGCTACGCTTTCTGAGGGGCTATTtgtatttccatttttttaatagccACACGAATGAAGTGCCAGTTGCCAGGGGGCACCTCTCtgttaattattttctcTCCCTATATGAGACGTCCAATGTGGATTGTGTGAGGAGGGGGACGTATCACCCCCAGCGAGATCCCTCCACCATCCTCAGCGAGGACAACTCCTTATATTCTCTAAACGTGTATGAGCAGCTAACCCAGCGGGGAAGCTCCTGCGCAGGTGACAAGACCAACTGGGCTCCAACGAgatttccccattttagAAACATCAAGGATGGCTTGAAGATGCAGGACGTGGG CCTCATCGGAGACGTCAGcatcctcttcttcctcctcaccaGCGAAAGCGAACTGGAGAACCACCTGAACGAAGTTATGCTCTCCGCGTGGGACAACCCCAGAGAGGGCACTAAAAGGGAgacgaaaagggaagagcTCGTCCTAACGAGGAAGTGGTGGGAGGAGATTCATCACTTCACCAACTCGATCGATTGGGCGAAGCAGAGGAACTCAAAAGAGGAGATATGTATCCCCTCTCAAGCAGACTCGACAGGGAATTTGGCCCCCACGGAGGATGCATGcagggaagaagaggaaccccccctTAGGCGAAAATGCAAGTGCCTTCactttatcaatttttatatggACGCCTTGATAGTGATGCTCTGCACGTATGCGAGGGTCCAATTGGAAGGAGAGAACCAAACGGAGACAACCTCAATCATGCGGCGCAACCAACTGGCAGACGCCACGAACAACCAACCGCTTCCTAAACAGGCCCTCCAGAACGAGCTGGTCAAAGACGTCCTGCAAGAATATGCCAACCTCTATAAGAGCTACTTTCATTTGGCCCTTCAAATGAAATGGTCTCGGGGAGCTCCTAACCTGAGGATGACGATGGAGAAGGTACTCTTGTTCCTGACGTCCAAGAGGGTGAAAAAGGCTCACCTGATTGGAGCAGCAGGTGAAGGAGGTCATACGAAGGGGGAGCATGAAACAGACCTACGCCACTACTACCTCTCCCTCCTACTAATATGCATGAACAAGTGCTTCTGCGTGTCATCCCTGTGTGGGTACGAAGACTtgatggaaaaatatttctgtaaaaattttgttttttttctgctaaaCGTGAGTAGCCCCTGTTCTTATGTTAGGGA CAGCGTGGTGGACGGGGttccggggggggaagcagtcCCCCTGGATGTAGTGGCAGCCTCTGTATACGCGGGTGCCGCCAATCCCGCCAATTCCAACGATGTGACCAGTCGGGGCCCCCCCCAGGTGGACCGCATGGAGGACATCCTAAACCGGAACAGCGAAGCTATATCGGCCTAcgtgtacaaaaaaataataaacctAGATTCAATTCACAGCTGCAGAAAAATCTCCACGCTGACGCAGTTGCTGGTGACGCACCACTACTGCCACGTTTATCTTTTCAAAGATATTTGCGTGCATATTATAAAGTACTCAAGGAGGATGCAGTTCCTGCATTTGGATCGGCAGAGGAAGGACGAAATGGCGGTGCTCATCTTGACAGTTTTTAATTATGTCCTCTACTTGTTTTATGAGCATATCAGTCGGAAGCGAGTGGAGCTGTGTGTGCGGGGGGGATACGTGGAGCAG gatgagcaaaaaaaaaagaaaaagctatTTTTACGCAACTTGCTCTTATTCAAATTTCACGGAGACCTCTTCAATGTGGTCCACCTAGACACAGTAAGCAGCGAAGAGGCCAAGAAGAACTCCTTTAAGAAGATAGAAGAAgacatgaaaaatattatgaacaAGGCAAGGGAAAACATTCCGTGTGAGAGACTTGCCAACCTCCTTGTGGACGATGATTTCTGCGATTTGTATGACGAAGAAGGGGGGAGCAACACCAGTGCACGAAGGAGCCCTGGTGAAGGCCCTACAAACGACCTTAAAGACAATCACTACATCAGCGGAAGGAAGTACCACCAAGAGGTTCATTACCCGGACATCAGGCACACAGCAGAGCATATTTTCCACTTTGCGAAGAAGTTCCTCTGCCATGAGGA CGTGTACGTGCGATTCAGTGCCCACCTCTGCGTTCTACGatgcctcttcattttttcaacgCGACTGTATGAGCTGTACCCAAAGATATACCAA CTGTGGGGGTACGTAAAAATCAACTTCAGGAAAAACGAGTACATGAACGACATTGTCCTTTTGAACATAATTAATTACGTGGCGACCATCGATGATAAATTCTCCCCAAATCt CATCCTTAGCGACATCATACCGGAACTTTTCCGCAAACTGGAGAAGCTCGAGATGGGACGGGAGATGCCCAAGCAGAGCTTCGAGCACAG gTTCCTCCTCAACGCGATGCTCCTCCTCGTGAACGTGTCGAAGGAGGAAAGCTGCTTCGAACACATTCACCCCTTTGCCATGCACTTTTGCCTAAAGTGTCTGCGCGAAGGAGTGGACGAACAGATTAAGAGGCTCGCCCTGAACATTATTTGCAACTTCTTCCTCAGCGACATTCCAAAG ATCGGGCGAGCAATACAAAACGTGCGCGCCGTTAAAGAGAGGGTTGACCAAATGCACGGAAAGAGTGGGACCACTGAGGGAAAACTACACGCCCTGTTTTTAAGTAGCATCGTAAAGGACGTGTCCATAGAGCAGCCGCTACTATTCCTTTCTTGTTTCCTGCAATTGCAAAATCTGAGGGACGTCCTCTCTTTAGCATTTCATGTAGATCACAGCatgcttaattttttgtcaATCTATTTTGAATTCCTGCAAATGAAGTGCAGGTATAAATGCCGCCTGCACCAGCACTGCCTCGTCGTGTCCAGTCACTTCTCCGGGGGGTGTGTGGAGACTCGCGGTGGAGGCACACCTGGGCTGTCCCAATCTTTGGTGTGA